The DNA region GATCGCCGAGACCGGGGGCATGACCGAGGACCTGATCGAGAAGACGATGGAGATCTGGTTCACGCCGGCGTTCCGCGCCGAGCACAAGGACCGGGTGGACCGCGTGCGGGCGATGCTGCGGCACACCGACCCGCGCGGCTACGCGGGGGCGGTCCGCGCCCTGGCCGCCGTCGACCTCCGGGCGAGGCTCCGCGCGATCCGCTGCCCGACGCTCGTGGTCGTCGGCGAGAAGGACCCAGGCACGACGCCCGCCATGGCGCGCGGCATCCAGGAGAGCATCGCGGGCTCGCGGCTCCTCGTCATCCCCGGCGCCATGCATTGCTCGGTCATGGAGGCGGCGGCCGTCTTCAACCGCGAGTTGCTGGGCTTCCTCAGCCGAGCGTGACCGCCTGGGCGCCTACCTCGTGGCGCGCTTCCTCGGCCTCCCGCCGCTGATCCTCTTCCCCGAGCTCCCGCTCGTCCTGCCGCGGCGAGCCGGGCCCGTCCGCTGAGCGCCCTCCAGTGCCTCGACCACGACGGCGAGATCCTCGCCGGCGTGACCGGCGTCCATCGCCGCCGCGTAGAGGCGCTCGGCGACGTCGGTCAGCGGCAGCGGCGCGCCCACGTTCCCCGCCGCCTCCTGGATCAGATGCAGATCCTTCATGAAGAGGTCGAGCTTCATCTGGGGCGGGAACTCCCGCTTCACGATCAGCGGGCCGCGCACCTCGAGCATGCGGGAGGTCGCGGCGCTCTTCGTGAGGACCTCGAGCGCCAAGCCGAGGTCGAGCCCGGCCTT from Candidatus Methylomirabilota bacterium includes:
- the pcaD gene encoding 3-oxoadipate enol-lactonase, with the protein product MKTNYFLEGPAKAPVVVLAHALGATLRLWDAQAEALSGRYRVLRYDVRGHGESEVPPGPYTVEQMADDLRELLEALGIFEVHVVGLSMGGCIGMAFAAAHPDLVKGLVLCDTTACYGPEAKPRWDERIRIAETGGMTEDLIEKTMEIWFTPAFRAEHKDRVDRVRAMLRHTDPRGYAGAVRALAAVDLRARLRAIRCPTLVVVGEKDPGTTPAMARGIQESIAGSRLLVIPGAMHCSVMEAAAVFNRELLGFLSRA